The following proteins are encoded in a genomic region of Variovorax paradoxus:
- the rplL gene encoding 50S ribosomal protein L7/L12 produces MAFDKDAFLTALDSMTVLELNDLVKAIEEKFGVSAAAMAAPAGAGGGAAAAAVEEQTEFNVVLTDVGANKVSVIKAVREITGLGLKEAKDLVEAAPKAVKEALSKADAEAAKKKLEEAGAKVELK; encoded by the coding sequence ATGGCATTCGATAAAGACGCATTTCTGACCGCGCTCGACAGCATGACGGTCCTGGAACTCAACGACCTGGTGAAAGCCATCGAAGAGAAGTTCGGCGTGAGCGCCGCTGCAATGGCCGCTCCGGCCGGCGCTGGTGGCGGTGCCGCTGCTGCTGCAGTGGAAGAGCAGACCGAATTCAACGTCGTGCTGACGGACGTCGGCGCGAACAAGGTTTCGGTCATCAAGGCCGTGCGCGAAATCACCGGCCTGGGCCTCAAGGAAGCCAAGGACCTGGTGGAAGCCGCTCCCAAGGCTGTCAAGGAAGCCCTGTCCAAGGCTGACGCTGAAGCCGCCAAGAAGAAGCTGGAAGAAGCCGGCGCCAAGGTGGAACTGAAGTAA
- the rplJ gene encoding 50S ribosomal protein L10, giving the protein MSLNRSEKEAVISDVTSLAAKAQTLVMAEYRGITVADMTKLRSEARSKGVTLSVLKNTLARRAVAGSAFEVVGDQMTGPLIYGFSEDAVAAAKVVADFAKTNDKLVIRGGAFGGKALDVNGVKQLANIPSKEVLLSQLLGLMQSPISRTARVLAALAEKRGGGEAAPADAPAEAQAA; this is encoded by the coding sequence TTGAGTCTGAATCGCAGTGAGAAAGAAGCGGTCATCAGTGATGTGACCAGCCTCGCCGCTAAAGCTCAAACGCTCGTGATGGCGGAATACCGTGGCATCACGGTGGCCGATATGACCAAACTGCGCAGCGAAGCTCGCAGCAAGGGTGTGACCCTCAGCGTGTTGAAGAACACGCTGGCACGCCGTGCTGTGGCTGGTAGCGCATTTGAAGTCGTCGGCGACCAGATGACCGGTCCGCTGATCTACGGCTTTTCCGAGGACGCAGTGGCCGCCGCCAAGGTGGTGGCCGACTTCGCGAAGACCAACGACAAGTTGGTGATTCGCGGCGGCGCGTTTGGCGGCAAGGCCCTGGACGTCAACGGCGTGAAGCAACTGGCCAACATCCCTTCGAAGGAAGTGCTGTTGTCGCAATTGCTGGGCTTGATGCAATCCCCGATCTCTCGTACCGCCCGCGTGCTCGCGGCGCTGGCCGAGAAGCGCGGTGGTGGCGAAGCTGCACCCGCCGATGCACCGGCAGAAGCGCAGGCCGCTTGA
- the rplA gene encoding 50S ribosomal protein L1 — protein sequence MAKITKKQKASAGKVDSNKLYALVEAIGLVKDAATAKFDESIDVAVQLGIDAKKSDQVVRGAVVLPNGTGKTKRVAVFAQGAKAEEAKAAGADIVGMDDLAAMVKAGDMPFDVVIAAPDAMRVVGTLGQILGPRGLMPNPKVGTVTPDVATAVKNAKAGQVQFRVDKAGIVHGTIGRRSFDTDKLQGNLAALIDALVKAKPATSKGVYLRKVAVSSTMGLGVRVDTQTISAS from the coding sequence ATGGCCAAGATCACCAAGAAGCAAAAAGCGTCCGCAGGCAAGGTCGACAGCAACAAGCTGTACGCCCTCGTTGAAGCCATCGGCCTCGTGAAAGACGCCGCCACCGCCAAGTTCGACGAATCGATCGACGTGGCCGTGCAGCTCGGCATCGACGCGAAGAAGTCTGACCAGGTCGTGCGTGGCGCCGTCGTGTTGCCCAACGGCACCGGCAAGACCAAGCGCGTGGCTGTGTTCGCCCAAGGCGCCAAGGCGGAAGAAGCCAAGGCCGCCGGCGCCGACATCGTCGGCATGGACGACCTCGCCGCGATGGTCAAGGCTGGCGACATGCCTTTCGACGTCGTGATTGCCGCTCCTGATGCGATGCGCGTGGTCGGTACGCTCGGCCAGATCCTCGGCCCGCGCGGCCTGATGCCCAACCCCAAGGTTGGCACGGTGACCCCGGACGTCGCCACGGCCGTGAAGAACGCCAAGGCTGGCCAGGTCCAGTTCCGCGTCGACAAGGCCGGCATCGTGCACGGCACGATCGGCCGTCGCTCGTTCGACACCGACAAGCTGCAAGGCAACCTCGCTGCGCTGATCGACGCTCTGGTCAAGGCCAAGCCGGCGACCAGCAAGGGCGTGTACCTGCGCAAAGTGGCTGTGTCGTCGACCATGGGTCTGGGTGTCCGCGTGGACACGCAAACCATCTCGGCGAGCTAA
- the rplK gene encoding 50S ribosomal protein L11, whose protein sequence is MAKKIVGFIKLQVPAGKANPSPPIGPALGQRGLNIMEFCKAFNAQTQSVEPGLPLPVVITAFADKSFTFIIKTPPAITLIKKAIKLDKGSARPHTDKVGKITRAQLEEIAKAKMKDLTAADLDAAVRTIAGSARSMGVNVEGV, encoded by the coding sequence ATGGCGAAAAAAATCGTCGGCTTCATCAAGCTGCAAGTACCAGCTGGTAAGGCCAACCCGTCACCACCCATCGGTCCCGCACTGGGCCAGCGTGGTTTGAACATCATGGAGTTCTGCAAGGCGTTCAACGCGCAGACCCAGAGCGTCGAGCCTGGTCTGCCGCTGCCGGTGGTCATCACCGCGTTCGCTGACAAGAGCTTCACCTTCATCATCAAGACGCCCCCGGCGATCACCTTGATCAAGAAGGCCATCAAGCTGGACAAGGGCTCGGCCCGTCCGCACACCGACAAGGTCGGCAAGATCACGCGCGCACAGCTCGAAGAGATCGCCAAGGCCAAGATGAAGGACCTGACTGCCGCCGACCTGGACGCAGCAGTTCGCACCATCGCCGGCTCTGCCCGTTCGATGGGCGTGAATGTGGAGGGCGTGTAA
- the nusG gene encoding transcription termination/antitermination protein NusG produces MTDDAVETTPSTPEEENTSVLAPAANPDLRWYVVHAYSGMEKAVERNITERITRAGMQDKFGRILVPTEEVVEIKNGQKRTTERRFFPGYVLVEMIMDDESWHLVKHTNKVTGFVGGAKNRPAPISQKEVEDIVSQMQQGTEKPRHKVEFTVGEFVRVKEGPFTDFNGTVEDVNYEKSKVSVSVMIFGRATPVELEFSQVEKT; encoded by the coding sequence ATGACCGACGACGCTGTTGAAACCACGCCGAGCACGCCGGAGGAAGAAAACACCTCCGTGCTGGCTCCCGCCGCCAACCCTGATCTGCGTTGGTACGTGGTGCATGCCTATTCGGGCATGGAAAAGGCCGTCGAACGCAACATCACCGAGCGCATCACCCGCGCCGGCATGCAAGACAAGTTCGGCCGCATCCTGGTCCCGACCGAAGAAGTGGTCGAGATCAAGAACGGCCAGAAGCGCACCACCGAGCGTCGTTTCTTCCCCGGTTACGTGCTGGTCGAAATGATCATGGACGACGAGAGCTGGCACCTGGTGAAGCACACCAACAAGGTGACGGGTTTCGTCGGCGGCGCCAAGAACCGTCCGGCCCCGATCTCGCAGAAAGAGGTCGAGGACATCGTCAGCCAGATGCAGCAGGGCACCGAGAAGCCGCGCCACAAGGTCGAGTTCACCGTCGGCGAATTCGTGCGTGTCAAGGAAGGCCCGTTCACCGACTTCAATGGCACGGTGGAAGACGTCAACTACGAGAAGAGCAAGGTCAGCGTGTCGGTCATGATTTTCGGCCGCGCAACGCCTGTGGAGCTCGAATTCAGCCAGGTCGAAAAGACCTGA
- the secE gene encoding preprotein translocase subunit SecE — protein sequence MATSQIETVSTGADKAKLAMSVVLAVGAIVAFYLLARQGSLVQWAALLVGLAAAVGAFGSSENGRQLWAFGRDSWREVKKVVWPARKEAMQMTAYVFAFVAIMSVFLWLTDKTLEWVFFDLILGWRK from the coding sequence ATGGCCACTTCTCAAATCGAAACCGTGAGCACGGGTGCCGACAAGGCCAAATTGGCCATGTCGGTGGTGCTGGCAGTGGGCGCCATCGTGGCGTTCTATCTGCTCGCGCGCCAAGGCTCGCTGGTGCAATGGGCTGCGCTGCTGGTCGGCCTGGCTGCGGCCGTGGGCGCCTTCGGCAGTTCGGAGAATGGCCGTCAGTTGTGGGCCTTCGGCCGCGACTCGTGGCGCGAGGTCAAGAAGGTCGTCTGGCCTGCCCGCAAGGAAGCAATGCAGATGACGGCCTACGTGTTTGCCTTCGTGGCGATCATGTCCGTCTTCCTCTGGCTCACCGACAAGACGCTCGAATGGGTGTTTTTCGACCTCATTCTGGGCTGGAGAAAATAA
- the tuf gene encoding elongation factor Tu → MAKGKFTRTKPHVNVGTIGHVDHGKTTLTAAIATVLSAKFGGEAKAYDQIDAAPEEKARGITINTAHVEYETANRHYAHVDCPGHADYVKNMITGAAQMDGAILVCSAADGPMPQTREHILLARQVGVGYIIVFLNKCDMVDDAELLELVEMEVRELLDKYEFPGDDTPIIHGSAKLALEGDKGKLGEEAIMKLAEALDTYIPTPERAVDGTFLMPVEDVFSISGRGTVVTGAVERGVIKVGEEIEIVGIRPTVKTTCTGVEMFRKLLDQGQAGDNVGVLLRGTKREEVERGQVLCKPGSIKPHVHFTAEVYVLSKDEGGRHTPFFNNYRPQFYFRTTDVTGAIELPKDKEMVMPGDNVSITVKLINPIAMEEGLRFAIREGGRTVGSGVVAKILDI, encoded by the coding sequence ATGGCAAAAGGTAAATTCACCCGCACCAAGCCGCACGTGAACGTGGGCACGATCGGTCACGTCGACCACGGCAAGACCACGCTGACGGCTGCGATCGCCACGGTGCTGTCGGCCAAGTTCGGCGGCGAAGCCAAGGCCTACGACCAGATCGACGCGGCGCCCGAAGAAAAGGCCCGCGGCATCACCATCAACACCGCCCACGTCGAGTACGAAACGGCCAACCGCCACTACGCACACGTCGACTGCCCCGGCCACGCCGACTACGTCAAGAACATGATCACCGGTGCCGCCCAGATGGACGGCGCCATTCTCGTGTGCTCGGCCGCCGACGGCCCGATGCCCCAGACCCGTGAACACATCCTGCTGGCTCGCCAGGTCGGTGTGGGCTACATCATCGTCTTCCTGAACAAGTGCGACATGGTCGACGACGCCGAACTGCTCGAGCTCGTCGAAATGGAAGTGCGCGAGCTCCTCGACAAGTACGAGTTCCCTGGCGACGACACCCCCATCATCCACGGCTCGGCCAAGCTCGCCCTCGAAGGCGACAAGGGCAAGCTCGGTGAAGAAGCCATCATGAAGCTGGCCGAAGCCCTCGACACCTACATCCCGACGCCCGAGCGCGCCGTGGACGGCACCTTCCTGATGCCCGTCGAAGACGTGTTCTCGATCTCCGGCCGCGGCACCGTCGTGACCGGCGCCGTCGAGCGCGGCGTCATCAAGGTCGGCGAGGAAATCGAGATCGTGGGTATCCGCCCGACCGTCAAGACCACCTGCACCGGCGTGGAAATGTTCCGCAAGCTGCTGGACCAGGGTCAGGCTGGCGACAACGTCGGCGTGCTGCTGCGCGGCACCAAGCGCGAAGAAGTCGAGCGCGGCCAAGTGCTGTGCAAGCCCGGCTCCATCAAGCCGCACGTGCACTTCACCGCCGAGGTGTACGTGCTGTCCAAGGACGAAGGTGGCCGTCACACGCCGTTCTTCAACAACTACCGTCCGCAGTTCTACTTCCGCACGACGGACGTGACCGGCGCGATCGAGCTGCCCAAGGACAAGGAAATGGTCATGCCTGGCGACAACGTCAGCATCACCGTGAAGCTGATCAACCCGATCGCGATGGAAGAAGGCCTGCGCTTCGCCATCCGCGAAGGCGGCCGCACCGTGGGTTCGGGCGTCGTGGCAAAGATCCTCGACATCTAA
- a CDS encoding uracil-DNA glycosylase: MNRPDQLSGSDPADWPVAPGWQPLVDGFFGSIVGQKLLSFLRERLDAGAVIFPPQPLRALELTPPEDVRVVILGQDPYHGRGQAEGLAFSVAPGVALPPSLRNIFKELQRDLGTPPPPFPSPGGSLVKWATHGVLLLNTCLTVEEGQPASHAGRGWEVLTDAVIRHVSGSAKPVVFMLWGSHAQSKRALIDVGRHKVLTSNHPSPLSALRPPAPFIGCGHFGEARAWREAHQAGD, encoded by the coding sequence ATGAATCGGCCCGATCAGCTGTCCGGCAGCGATCCCGCCGACTGGCCGGTGGCGCCGGGCTGGCAACCGCTGGTCGACGGGTTCTTCGGCAGCATCGTGGGGCAGAAGCTATTGAGTTTCTTGCGCGAGCGCCTTGACGCCGGCGCCGTGATCTTTCCGCCGCAACCGCTGCGGGCGCTGGAGCTGACGCCGCCCGAAGACGTGCGGGTGGTGATCCTGGGCCAGGACCCGTACCACGGGCGCGGCCAGGCGGAAGGACTCGCTTTTTCCGTCGCCCCGGGCGTGGCGCTTCCGCCGTCGCTGCGCAACATCTTCAAGGAGCTTCAGCGCGACCTTGGAACGCCTCCGCCCCCGTTTCCGAGCCCGGGCGGCAGCCTGGTGAAATGGGCGACCCACGGGGTGCTGCTGCTCAACACCTGCCTCACGGTGGAGGAGGGTCAGCCAGCCAGCCACGCGGGCCGCGGTTGGGAGGTGCTGACCGACGCGGTCATCCGTCATGTATCCGGCAGTGCAAAACCTGTTGTTTTTATGCTGTGGGGCTCGCATGCGCAAAGCAAGCGCGCGTTGATCGACGTCGGGCGCCACAAGGTGCTGACGTCGAATCACCCGTCGCCGCTTTCCGCCTTGCGCCCGCCCGCGCCTTTTATCGGCTGCGGGCACTTCGGCGAGGCGCGTGCCTGGCGGGAGGCGCACCAGGCCGGCGACTGA
- the trpC gene encoding indole-3-glycerol phosphate synthase TrpC, whose product MSDILDKIVAVKREEIAAAQKRSPLASVRFDAESRVLTRDFEGALRAKIAAGHAAVIAEVKKASPSKGVLREDFIPADIAQSYAEGDGEISAACLSVLTDRQFFQGGIDYLKQARASCDLPVLRKDFIVDAYQVYESRAMGADAILLIAAVLDDAQMKDYEAIARGLGMAVLVEVHDAAELDRALRLKTPLVGVNNRNLRNFEVSIQATIDLLPRLPADRLAVTESGIATREDVATLRAAGVHAFLVGEAFMRAKEPGEALAALFK is encoded by the coding sequence ATGTCCGACATCCTCGACAAGATCGTTGCCGTCAAGCGCGAAGAAATTGCCGCGGCGCAGAAAAGAAGCCCGCTCGCAAGCGTGCGCTTCGATGCCGAAAGCCGCGTGCTGACGCGCGATTTCGAAGGCGCCCTGCGCGCCAAGATCGCTGCCGGCCATGCCGCGGTGATCGCCGAAGTCAAGAAGGCCAGCCCGAGCAAAGGGGTGCTGCGCGAAGACTTCATTCCGGCCGACATCGCGCAAAGCTATGCCGAAGGCGACGGCGAAATCAGCGCCGCCTGTCTTTCGGTGCTCACCGACAGGCAGTTCTTCCAGGGCGGTATCGATTACCTCAAGCAGGCGCGCGCCTCGTGCGACCTGCCTGTGCTGCGCAAGGATTTCATCGTCGACGCCTACCAGGTGTACGAATCGCGTGCGATGGGCGCCGATGCAATCCTGTTGATCGCCGCCGTGCTCGACGATGCGCAGATGAAGGACTACGAAGCCATTGCGCGCGGGCTGGGCATGGCGGTGCTGGTCGAAGTGCACGACGCGGCCGAGCTCGACCGCGCGCTCAGGCTCAAGACACCGCTCGTGGGGGTGAACAACCGCAATCTGCGCAATTTCGAGGTGTCGATCCAGGCCACCATCGATCTGCTGCCCAGGCTTCCGGCCGACCGGCTGGCGGTGACCGAGTCGGGCATTGCCACGCGCGAAGACGTGGCCACCCTCCGCGCCGCGGGCGTCCATGCCTTCCTGGTCGGCGAGGCCTTCATGCGCGCCAAGGAGCCCGGCGAGGCGCTCGCTGCATTGTTCAAATGA
- the trpD gene encoding anthranilate phosphoribosyltransferase, which yields MITPQEALQRTIEHREVFHDEMLHIVRLIMSGECSPVMMAALITGLRVKKETIGEITAAAQVMREVSTKVPVKDTTHLVDIVGTGGDGSHTFNISTCSMFVAAAAGAKVSKHGGRSVSSKSGSADVLESLGVNINLQPEQIARSIEQVGIGFMFAPNHHPAMKNVAPVRKELGIKTIFNILGPLTNPAGAPNILMGVFHPDLVGIQVRALQRLGTEHALVVYGRDGMDEISLGAATMVGELKDGEIREYELHPEDFGFAMSSNRALRVETPEQSKAMLLGVLDNQAGPALDIVLLNAGAALYAANVVDSVAAGIERSREAIASGAARAKLAELVKASTAI from the coding sequence ATGATCACCCCCCAGGAAGCGCTGCAGCGCACCATCGAGCACCGCGAGGTGTTCCACGACGAGATGCTGCACATCGTGCGGCTCATCATGAGCGGCGAGTGCTCGCCGGTGATGATGGCGGCGCTGATTACCGGGCTGCGCGTCAAGAAGGAAACCATCGGCGAGATCACCGCGGCCGCGCAGGTGATGCGCGAGGTGTCGACCAAGGTGCCGGTGAAGGACACCACGCACCTCGTCGACATCGTCGGCACCGGCGGCGACGGCTCGCACACCTTCAACATCTCGACCTGTTCGATGTTCGTCGCGGCCGCGGCCGGCGCCAAGGTGAGCAAGCATGGCGGGCGCAGCGTGTCGAGCAAGTCGGGCAGCGCCGACGTGCTGGAGTCGCTGGGCGTCAACATCAACCTGCAGCCGGAGCAGATCGCGCGCTCCATCGAGCAGGTGGGCATCGGCTTCATGTTCGCGCCCAACCACCATCCGGCCATGAAGAACGTGGCGCCGGTGCGCAAGGAGCTCGGCATCAAGACGATCTTCAACATCCTCGGTCCGTTGACCAACCCGGCGGGCGCGCCGAACATCCTGATGGGCGTGTTCCACCCCGACCTGGTCGGCATTCAGGTGCGCGCCCTGCAGCGGCTGGGCACCGAACACGCCCTCGTGGTGTATGGCCGCGACGGCATGGACGAAATCTCGCTCGGCGCCGCCACCATGGTGGGCGAGCTCAAGGACGGCGAAATCCGCGAATACGAGCTGCATCCTGAAGACTTCGGCTTTGCCATGTCGAGCAACCGCGCGCTGCGCGTGGAAACGCCCGAGCAGTCGAAGGCCATGCTGTTGGGGGTGCTGGACAATCAGGCCGGCCCGGCGCTCGACATCGTGCTGCTCAACGCGGGTGCGGCGCTGTATGCCGCGAATGTGGTCGATTCGGTGGCTGCAGGCATCGAGCGCTCGCGCGAAGCCATTGCATCGGGTGCCGCGCGAGCCAAGCTGGCCGAGCTGGTCAAGGCCTCCACGGCGATTTGA
- a CDS encoding LysE family translocator, whose protein sequence is MPDLPHLLAFIAAGWLLNLTPGPDVLYIVTNSLRSGVRAGIVGGFGVLTGCFVHIFAAAVGVGTLLATSAAAFTVLKYVGAAYLLYLGVRMVLSRAKPPSDLPQAAAATGQRGLKEIFLGGFWTNVLNPKVALFFLAFVPQFIAPDTDNKSLYFVLLGVLFNLNSIPIVVGWAAFAGWMARRSAVQKGMHWLDRAAGVLFIGFGLKLAFTDAPVGRAGP, encoded by the coding sequence ATGCCCGATCTTCCGCATCTGCTTGCTTTCATCGCCGCCGGCTGGCTGCTGAACCTGACACCCGGGCCCGACGTGCTCTACATCGTGACGAATTCGCTGCGTTCGGGCGTGCGCGCCGGCATCGTGGGCGGGTTCGGCGTTCTCACTGGCTGCTTCGTCCACATCTTTGCGGCGGCCGTCGGCGTCGGCACGCTGCTGGCCACCTCGGCGGCGGCCTTCACAGTGCTCAAGTACGTGGGAGCGGCTTATCTGCTGTACCTTGGCGTTCGCATGGTGCTGTCGCGCGCCAAGCCGCCGTCCGATTTGCCGCAAGCTGCGGCGGCGACCGGCCAGCGCGGGCTCAAGGAGATCTTTCTCGGCGGCTTCTGGACCAATGTGCTGAACCCCAAGGTGGCGTTGTTCTTCCTGGCCTTCGTGCCCCAGTTCATCGCGCCGGACACCGACAACAAGAGCCTGTACTTCGTTCTGCTGGGCGTGCTGTTCAACCTCAACTCCATTCCCATCGTCGTGGGATGGGCCGCGTTCGCGGGCTGGATGGCGCGCAGAAGCGCCGTGCAGAAGGGCATGCACTGGCTCGATCGCGCGGCCGGCGTGCTGTTCATCGGCTTCGGCCTCAAGCTTGCATTCACGGACGCGCCAGTCGGCCGCGCCGGCCCCTGA
- the ltaE gene encoding low-specificity L-threonine aldolase: MTDRSLLVDLRSDTVTQPTPAMREAMMAAPLGDDVFGTDPSVNALQEKIAALLGFEAALFVPTGTQSNLCAILSHCGRGDEYVVGQQAHCYRWEGGGAAVFGSVQPQPLDHAPDGTLPLAQIEAAIKPDDAHFARTRLLALENTLGGKLLPFEYVQAATDLAKGRGLQRHLDGARLFNAATTQAASNKRSDTRAEARRIAQCFDSVSVCFSKGLGAPVGSALVGSRELIARAHRIRKMAGGGMRQAGLLAAAASHALDHHIDRLAEDHALAQRLAQGLEGIEGLKVEAPHTNIVFVDLTGAAQARSSELLAHLNQQGILATGLYRLRFVTHLDVDAAGVDRAVAAIRAFFNA, translated from the coding sequence ATGACCGACCGCTCCTTGCTCGTCGACCTGCGCAGCGACACCGTCACGCAACCCACCCCGGCGATGCGCGAGGCCATGATGGCGGCGCCGCTCGGCGACGACGTCTTCGGCACCGACCCGAGCGTGAACGCGCTGCAGGAAAAGATCGCCGCGCTGCTGGGCTTCGAGGCGGCGCTCTTCGTGCCGACCGGCACGCAGAGCAACCTGTGCGCAATTCTTTCGCACTGCGGCCGTGGCGATGAATACGTCGTCGGCCAGCAGGCGCACTGCTACCGTTGGGAGGGCGGCGGCGCCGCGGTGTTCGGCAGCGTGCAGCCGCAGCCGCTCGACCATGCACCCGACGGCACGCTGCCGCTCGCGCAGATCGAAGCCGCCATCAAGCCCGATGATGCGCACTTCGCGCGCACGCGGCTGCTGGCGCTGGAGAACACGTTGGGCGGCAAGCTGCTGCCCTTCGAATACGTTCAGGCCGCGACGGACTTGGCCAAGGGCAGGGGCCTGCAACGGCATCTGGACGGAGCGCGCCTCTTCAACGCCGCAACCACCCAGGCTGCGTCGAACAAGCGCAGCGACACCCGCGCCGAGGCGCGCCGCATCGCGCAGTGCTTCGACAGCGTGTCGGTCTGCTTCAGCAAGGGCCTGGGCGCACCGGTCGGCTCGGCGCTGGTCGGTTCGCGCGAACTCATCGCGCGGGCGCACCGCATCCGCAAGATGGCGGGTGGCGGCATGCGGCAGGCGGGGCTGCTCGCGGCGGCGGCTTCGCATGCGCTCGATCACCACATCGACCGGCTGGCTGAAGACCACGCGCTGGCGCAGCGCCTCGCGCAGGGGCTCGAGGGCATCGAAGGCCTGAAGGTCGAGGCGCCGCACACGAACATCGTGTTCGTCGACCTGACCGGCGCGGCGCAGGCGCGTTCTTCGGAACTGCTGGCGCACCTGAACCAGCAGGGCATTCTTGCGACGGGGCTCTATCGGCTGCGCTTCGTGACCCATCTCGATGTGGATGCGGCGGGCGTGGACCGCGCCGTCGCCGCCATCCGCGCTTTCTTCAACGCCTGA
- a CDS encoding anthranilate synthase component II, with product MKLLMIDNYDSFTYNIVQYLGELGVDVQVHRNDEITVAQIGELIASGVTRLVVSPGPCSPAEAGVSVAAIEAFAGKLPILGVCLGHQAIGAAFGGKIIRAQQLMHGKTSEITTTQEGVFAGLPEKFIVNRYHSLSIERESCPKALAITAWTDDGEIMGVRHTGFAHDVRIEGVQFHPESILTEHGHAMLKNFLD from the coding sequence ATGAAACTGCTGATGATCGACAACTACGATTCGTTCACCTACAACATCGTCCAGTACCTCGGCGAGCTGGGTGTGGACGTGCAGGTGCACCGCAACGACGAGATCACCGTGGCGCAGATCGGGGAGCTGATTGCTTCCGGCGTGACCCGGCTCGTGGTGTCGCCAGGGCCTTGCTCGCCGGCGGAAGCGGGCGTGTCGGTGGCGGCCATCGAGGCCTTTGCCGGCAAGCTGCCGATTCTCGGCGTGTGCCTGGGCCATCAGGCCATCGGCGCGGCCTTCGGCGGCAAGATCATTCGCGCGCAGCAGCTGATGCACGGCAAGACCAGCGAGATCACGACAACTCAGGAAGGTGTCTTCGCAGGGCTGCCCGAGAAGTTCATCGTCAACCGGTACCACTCGCTTTCCATCGAGCGCGAGAGCTGCCCGAAGGCGCTGGCGATTACCGCATGGACGGACGACGGCGAGATCATGGGCGTGCGGCACACCGGGTTTGCGCATGACGTGCGCATCGAGGGCGTGCAGTTCCACCCCGAATCGATCCTCACCGAGCACGGCCACGCCATGCTCAAGAACTTCCTGGACTGA
- a CDS encoding GxxExxY protein yields MSNADIQNDFSHEIIGAAVEVQRVLGTGLSEDAYAAALAIELAEREIGFTQGVALSATYKGRSLGEVYRAGFVIEQSVIVELKAVDVLTDLHRAQVLAALRLSGLKLGLLINFNVFPVVKGVHRIVSKP; encoded by the coding sequence GTGAGCAACGCAGACATTCAAAACGACTTCTCGCACGAGATCATCGGCGCCGCCGTCGAAGTGCAGCGCGTGCTCGGCACCGGCCTCAGCGAAGACGCCTACGCCGCCGCACTGGCCATCGAACTCGCCGAGCGCGAGATCGGCTTCACGCAGGGCGTGGCGCTGTCGGCCACCTACAAGGGCCGCTCGCTCGGCGAGGTGTACCGCGCGGGTTTCGTGATCGAGCAATCGGTCATCGTGGAGCTCAAGGCTGTCGACGTGCTGACCGATCTGCACCGCGCGCAAGTGCTTGCCGCGCTGCGCCTGTCGGGTCTCAAGCTGGGCCTTCTGATCAACTTCAATGTGTTCCCCGTCGTCAAGGGCGTGCACCGGATTGTGAGCAAGCCATGA